The DNA region CTTTACTTTGGTCCTAATGCACAAATACTCGGCACTACAAAACCTGCTGCCGTAATTGGCCCTATGAACAACCCTAGGATAGTAGCCCAAAGGGGAACTTTCACAGTATTCCCTCGTATTGAGGATGTTACGCCTTTGAACCTGTTCACTGACGCTTCTAATTATTTGTTAAAGATTTGCATTGCTGCAGAAAGCATCGATTCCATCAAGCGCCAATTAACACGTTATGGTATAACAAGATTTGCCTTGTTTCCAGACCTCTGCAATATAGCAGAGGAGATTAGTCTCCAGCTAATACAAGAAGGACAGATACCTTAAGCTTAATTAGAATAAAATTTTTATTTTAGTAGTTTAAAGGCTACCCCTAAGTATTAACACTTAGGGATAGCCTTTCCTTATTTTCAATATAGCTATAAACAATTTATACCTAAAAAATTCTTTGTATCTCTTGGAAGCTCAACACTTACTACTTTCGCATTAGTAGCTTTTACTGCTTCATCAGCAGCCATAATTTGAGAGCCTGCTCCAGTCCTGTTGCTTATAATGCCTATGGCTCTATGGCTTTTGTCTAATCTCATTTTATCTCGCAAAACGCTATCTATATTTGTTATAACAAGCCCTACTATATTTCCATACTTTACCGTTCCTACAAATTCAGTTATTGGTGCTGGTTTATTCATTACTTATCTTTCCCCTTTTGAGATTAATTTTTTATCTGTTGATTTTATAATTTTACTAATTTAATTCTTTGGAGTCAAATTTTCTTCGTTTCTTAAGTCTTTTACTTCAAAATATATATTATAATACTATAGTTCCCTTCAAACATCTTGGAAGGTTTTATCTTATTTTACTGCAATTAATTATATTTTTATGTATATTTGCAAATACTAATATAAAATCAGTAAGGGTGATGATATGTATGACTTCTAAAGAAAAAGCCTACATAGGTGGAATTATAGATAGTAAAGGCAGTATTATGCTTTTAAAGTTTAATAATAATGAATTTCCGTCTCCTTGCATAAGCATAAGTTCAACCTCAATTGAATTATTAAAATGGATAAAAGATGTAACAAAAATGGGTTCAATAAAAAATAAGAAAAATAATAACTCAGAAAAACATGCTAATTCCTTTATTTATACAATCAAGCATAATGATGCAATAAATCTTTTACTAGAAATTTAACCCTATTTAATAGTTAAATGTAAAAAGAAAAAAGCTAAACTAATATTAGGGAAATACAAAGCAGTTACTCCTCGAAATGGAAGATATTCTAATGAAATGCTTAAAGTAAAAAAACAATTTTATGAAGATTTTATAAGTATAAAATAGGAAAAACCATCACGTTTTTGTGATGGTTTTTTATTATTTAAGGCAAATCACACTCTTCAAAATCTACTAATTTAGTAAATACTTAAATTGGTAACCTTTATAGTCCACATCATTTATCAGACCAAATAAAGCCGCAACAAGTTTTATATTTTCCACTAATAGCTCTTTCAATAGCTTGAAATGTAACATCGTAAAAAGCTGCTGCTTCCCTTAAACTATTCCATTCTTTAATAAAATTCCCGTTTATATCATACTGCCTTATCACTCGATTTTTTTTAATTTCAATTTCGCCAACATATCTCCATATAAAATTACAACAAGTTTTTCTTTCTCCCGTGCAAACCCTACGAATTGCCTTGGGTGTCGTGTTATATTGTTCTGCTGCTAAATTAACTGAATCCCAAGTATTAATTAAATTTACTTCTAAATCATATTGCTCTACCTTTTCAGGGCAAACGCATATGATTTTTTTGGCGCTAGCCCTTTTATTTTGCTGAAATAATGCTTATAATTTAAATTGTACAAAGATAGAAAGGAAGATTATTATTAAACCAAACATGTTTGATATTGAAAGTATAATATTTGATGCATTTAATGAAGTCGAAGACCCACGAGGCGATAACAAGAGACATAAATTTATAGATATAATCGGTATAGCACTATGTGCTGTAACCAGTGGAATGGAATCTTATAATGAAATTGAAGAATTTGGAGAGTCAAGTGAAGAGTGGCTAAAGCAATATTTTGAGTTACCTAATGGAATTCCTTCACATGATACATTCAATAGGGTATTTTCCCAAATAAATCCTAAACAATTTCAAAAATGTTTTAATGAATTAATGAAGAATTTAGCTGAATTAGTAAATGGAGAAGTAGTATCTATAGATGGTAAAACAGTGAGAGGATCATCTTGTAATAGTTCAAATCAAAAATCAATTCATATGGTTAGTGCTTGGGCAAATCAGAATCAGGTAGTTTTAGGGCAAATCAAAACAGATGATAAATCAAATGAAATCACAGCAATTCCTAAATTAATTGAACTATTAGAATTAAAAGATACTATTGTTACAATTGATGCTATGGGAACTCAAAAGAAAATAGCAGAAGTTATTATAGAAAAAGAGGCTGACTATGTGTTGGCATTAAAAGAAAATCAGAAAACTCTTCATGACAATGTTGAATTATTTTTTGACTCTATATTGAGAGATAAAAGTACAGATATAAAAGTACAAACCCATACTACTCATGATAAAGATCATGGGAGAATTGAAACACGAAAATACTTTTTAGTTAATGAAATTTCATGGCTAGATAATAAAGAAGACTGGAGAAACATTCAATCTATAGGTATGGTTGAAAGAAAACGAATTGTAGGAGATAAAGAAACTTTTGAGCGAAGCTACTATATAACAAGTTTAGAGTCTATAGAGTTATTCTCAAATGCAGTTAGGCAACATTGGGGTATAGAAAATAAGCTCCATTGGGTTTTAGACGTATCTTTTAATGAAGATAAATGTAGAGCTAGAAAAGATAATTCAGCTGAAAATTTGGCTGTCTTACGACATTTAGCCTTAAATCTACTTAGGCAAGAAAAAACTTTAAAGAAAAGTTTAAATATAAAAAAAGTTAAATGTGCATTAGATAAAAAATATCTAGAAAAAGTTATTTTCGACCCTCTACGAGGTAAAGAATAAAGAATATTAAAATGCCACTAAGGAAAATCTATGAGTAGTTTTTTCAATATTCACTTTATTTATAGCAGCTCATTTATTTTACATATTTTATAAAAACGCATCTTTATATTGAAAGAAATACAATATAAAGATGCGTTTGCCCTGTCTACCTTTTTAATTTGTCTTGACTTTTTATTAATAGTTTTTTTATTACATCCTAATCTAGCTTTTATATCTATTTCATCTGCCAAAAACTCATTATATTTATCTAAATATAGCCATATAAAATTTTTATGTGATTTATGATTTTCTTTTTCACAACATTTTTTAATCGAACCTATATCAAACTCTTCTTTTAAATCTTTTAAAGCATATGTTCCTATATAATTTGCATCTTTATCTAATTTAACTATTTTTCTCCCCAACTTTTCTTGTCTTTTACATTCTTTACTATCTATACATCTTTTAAATTTCTCCCATTTTTCTCTTTTTCTTTTCATATAAATAGTAGCATTATCATATAAAGAATCTACTACATCTCTGTATTTTCTACCTGTAAAGCTTATCTGACAAATATTTGGTGAATGTTTATTTATTAAAACATTTTTTTCTGAATTAAAGAATTTTTTTATTCCATAAAGCATATCGTATGTTCCAATAAATTTTATCTCACAAATGAGCATTGGACTTTTCCTATTTTTTCTTAATTTCATATAAGTTGATATGCATCCATCACCGTCCATATATCCTCTAATAAAATGTTTAATTAACTGTTTGGGAACTATATTTTCATTTGCAAATTTTAATACTAATGATTTTCTTGGTATACAACCTAATTTTATTAAATCATTTGCCATTTTAGTGCTACTAATATTAATAGAAACATATCCTTTGTTACTTACATATAATGGCCTATTAGACTTTACATCTTTCAATAGTTGCTCTAATATATATTTATCATCTGGATGTAGTTGTATTATAATAATTTTATTATTTTCACTTTTTTCACTTACACAACCATCTGCATATAAAAGTCCTAACCAATATGCCTTTCTTTCGTTATCTATTTTTTCAAAATATGAATCATCTTGAATATATCTTGACATACTATCACCTAATAATATTTTTGTTATTATCTTTTGTACAATCATATAAATTATTCATGTATATTAATTTGAAACAGTTCTTTATTACGTTTTGTATCCACTAATAAAGCTATATATTATTAAGCAAAGGTATTTTTTAACGCTTGAATTTTTCTGAAAATATAAATAAGTTTAGAGGAAATACCGTATAAGATACACAAATAATATACTTGTAAATATATAAGCCAACAAAAAGTTACATATTTAAAAGATATAAAATCATAAAAAATTTAAGAAGATTTATTAACTGAAAAGGAATATAAGAAAGATTTTATATGGGAATATTACCCAATTTATATTATTTTATTTAAATTACATCCTAAAATATAAAATGCTTTTAAGCATTTATTAGGTTTAAAAAGCATTAAAAAAAACCACGTCAAAGCTGTCGTGGTTTTCATGGTGGAGGCGAGGAGAATCGAACTCCTGTCCGAAAGCTTCCACTTGCCTTAACTTTTCTAGTTATATCAATGCTTGTAGCAGTTATTCATCAAAAGTCCCATTCGGAGTATCCGATTTGCTGTTAATTTTCATTTTATCATAACGTAGACTTGGAGTAAACCAATAGGTCTAAATGCGTAGAAATATCTTATAAAAATGTAAGTATAGTAAGCCGAATATAACACCCAGTAAACATTCCGTATTGAGAGGTGTATAATCAACCCCATTTTCTTCTAGCCATTGACGGATAGACTTTTCACCTATTTTCTGCAATTATACTTTGATGCATCTTATAAGAAAATTGTTCATCAAGTTTATTATTTTTTTATTGCTTATTTATCTGCTATATTCAATAATTTCACCATATGCAACTTTCTCTTGATACTCAATTGTTTTTATAACCATTTCATGACAAACTACAATCACTCTGTTATACTTCAAATACTTTTCCAATACCCCATTTATTCTTTTCTTCATATTTTCCTTAGTTTCCCACACTTTGACCTCACCCTTAGGATGTATTCCATTATGTAAATCAAAATCTCTACTCAAGGAAAAACATTCTTCTGAGGTTCTATGTTGAAAGTTTATTATATCAGGTATCCATTCATGTAAGTCAACATCAACTTCTATATCTATTCCTAATTCCTTGGATAAAATTGATGCACTTTGAAGTGCTCTTGTATAAGGTGATGAAACAATAACTTCACAATTTTTAAGTCGATTGTCTTTTGATGTTTCTTTTAATTGCTGTATTCCAATTTCAGTTAATGGTGCTAAATCCAACCCATGTCCAATAAAATTTCTATCATTAACAGGTTGATATGTTGGTTCTCCATGCCTAATTAAATAAAATACTGTCATAATTCTCCCCCTTTAATACGCACTTTTTTACAAAGTCGAATCAATATATTGATTAAATTATACCATATAATTACAATAGTTCAAATTGAAATAGGATGTCCCATTTACAGTGCATTAACTTGTTATATATAGTAGGAAGAAGTTTTTTTATAAAGGTTAGAAGCTGAGAGTTTCCTATAAAACTCCAAGGTAATCGTAGATGCCGATGCAATAACTTCTACGGATTCATTCTTATTGAATGGGTGTTGGGTTTTTACATGGATTGAACCCTAAGGAATTGACCTTAAAACAAACATGGGAGAAGATAGCAGGAGTGCTATTGGGGAATGAGGATTTAGCTATGTCCCCTTTACTTCATTGGATGGCTAAATTATAAATAGGTTAATACTCATTAAATAGAATCTCCGTTATATAGCACTTAGTAATTAAGCATTGGTTAGCAAGCCCCTTAGTTAATACATAGAATCTTGACGGATTCAGATACTTTAGAAATTAATTTAAGCAATAGGTAATTGCTGAGTGATAACGAAGCAGATAAGTATTAAAACTCCTCTTAATAAAACCTGTCTTATAATAGTTTAACAAGTTAATTAATACTAATGGGACTATTCTTTTAAATAGGAGGGGGATGTCTAAAATTCTTCCCTTTTCTGTTGTTGGTATGAATGAATGGAAAATTTACGGATTTGTATTCAAGGAAAGTCCTATTTTTCCCACTATAAAATCAACACAATTCCCCTCTAGAATGAGTATTCCTAATGGTTTTACAAATGTCAATATATGTCACCAAAACTCTGTCTATATATAGTAACAGCAATAGTAAAAAAGTGGTGAGGAAATAAAATCCTTAACCACTCTTTTTTATGGCTTTTTGTGCTATAAATCAGATAAAGTATCTTTTTGTATAGCCTTATGTAAATCATTTATGCTGTTATGATAGTATGCCATGGTTATTTCTAAAGAAGAATGTCCCGCTATTCTACAGACATCTAATGGATTACTTCCATTTTTTATCATGTTAGTTAATGCTGTATGCCTTAACTTATGGGGCGAGGTACTTTTATCCAAACCTGCCTTCTTTCCATACTCTATTAGTTGACTCTTAATATGAGATAAAGCTACTTTGCTATGTGATACACTTGATAAAAACAAATACTCGCTATTAACATCATTAGCAATTTCCACTAGCTTCTTAACATATGGTTGTAACTTATTGTTCAATGGTACAATCCTTTGAGTCCTGTTCTTTGCAGTTTCTCCGTTTATGATGATGTACTTATACTTTAAATTCACATCTTTAACCCTTATATTCACAGTTTCATTTACCCTTGTACCTACGGATAGCATGAGAAGTATTATAACGTAATCCCTTAATCCTGCGTATGAAGTCATGTTTATTACCTTGA from Haloimpatiens massiliensis includes:
- a CDS encoding tyrosine-type recombinase/integrase, with amino-acid sequence MAKRLQLTKNVTPIGFDNEVTAEYFSVQDFIEKQKDFIICKRSQNLSTRTLYDYDRAFLYMNNYISEYYSDTQIRYDITLIRGYISFMLEKVSPNTTNIRIRYLKVYLAFLEDEGFVKDRINERVKKVREVKNEKQPLTQSDIKKLLKVINMTSYAGLRDYVIILLMLSVGTRVNETVNIRVKDVNLKYKYIIINGETAKNRTQRIVPLNNKLQPYVKKLVEIANDVNSEYLFLSSVSHSKVALSHIKSQLIEYGKKAGLDKSTSPHKLRHTALTNMIKNGSNPLDVCRIAGHSSLEITMAYYHNSINDLHKAIQKDTLSDL
- a CDS encoding histidine phosphatase family protein; this translates as MTVFYLIRHGEPTYQPVNDRNFIGHGLDLAPLTEIGIQQLKETSKDNRLKNCEVIVSSPYTRALQSASILSKELGIDIEVDVDLHEWIPDIINFQHRTSEECFSLSRDFDLHNGIHPKGEVKVWETKENMKKRINGVLEKYLKYNRVIVVCHEMVIKTIEYQEKVAYGEIIEYSR
- a CDS encoding ISAs1 family transposase codes for the protein MFDIESIIFDAFNEVEDPRGDNKRHKFIDIIGIALCAVTSGMESYNEIEEFGESSEEWLKQYFELPNGIPSHDTFNRVFSQINPKQFQKCFNELMKNLAELVNGEVVSIDGKTVRGSSCNSSNQKSIHMVSAWANQNQVVLGQIKTDDKSNEITAIPKLIELLELKDTIVTIDAMGTQKKIAEVIIEKEADYVLALKENQKTLHDNVELFFDSILRDKSTDIKVQTHTTHDKDHGRIETRKYFLVNEISWLDNKEDWRNIQSIGMVERKRIVGDKETFERSYYITSLESIELFSNAVRQHWGIENKLHWVLDVSFNEDKCRARKDNSAENLAVLRHLALNLLRQEKTLKKSLNIKKVKCALDKKYLEKVIFDPLRGKE